From a region of the Salmo trutta chromosome 10, fSalTru1.1, whole genome shotgun sequence genome:
- the LOC115201663 gene encoding serine/arginine-rich splicing factor 2 has product MSYGRPPPDVEGMTSLKVDNLTYRTSPETLRRVFEKYGRVGDVYIPRDRYTKESRGFAFVRFHDNRDAEDAMDAMDGALLDGRELRVQMARYGRPPDSHFGRRGGGGPPRRHGGYGRRSRSRSASPRRRRRSRSRSRSRSRGRDYSRSRSRSYSRSRSKSRTPRKSKSPSRSRSRGASRSRSPASNRGSKSRSTSKSRPKSPEDNGTDS; this is encoded by the exons ATGAGCTACGGAAGGCCCCCGCCCGATGTCGAGGGTATGACCTCGCTCAAAGTGGACAATCTCACCTACCGAACCTCTCCTGAGACACTACGACGAGTTTTCGAGAAGTACGGCCGGGTGGGAGACGTTTACATCCCCCGCGATCGGTACACTAAGGAGAGCCGCGGGTTCGCTTTCGTGCGATTCCACGATAACCGCGACGCTGAAGACGCAATGGACGCGATGGACGGGGCCTTGCTTGACGGGCGGGAACTGCGAGTCCAGATGGCTCGCTATGGCCGTCCACCAGACTCTCACTTCGGGCGCCGAGGCGGCGGTGGACCCCCAAGGAGGCACGGAGGCTACGGTCGCAGGAGCAGGAG TCGTTCGGCCAGCCCTCGTCGGCGCAGACGCAGTCGTTCCCGGAGCAGGAGCCGCTCCCGTGGCCGTGACTACAGCCGCTCCCGGTCTCGTTCCTACTCTAGATCCCGTTCCAAGTCCCGCACCCCCCGCAAGAGCAAGTCCCCATCTCGATCGAGATCCCGCGGTGCTTCCAGGTCCCGCAGCCCGGCTTCCAACAGAGGCTCCAAATCCAGGTCGACGTCCAAGAGCAGGCCCAAGTCCCCCGAGGACAACGGAACCGACTCCTAG
- the LOC115201661 gene encoding E3 ubiquitin ligase RNF157 isoform X3 yields the protein MGALTSRQNAGVEEVDIPSNSVYRYPPKSGSYFANHFIMGGEKFDSTHPEGYLFGENTDLNFLGMRPVAFPYAAPPPQEPVKTLRSLINIRKDTLRLVRCSEDLKLPGEDVAGKSKACYNIEFTFDADTQVAITIYYQAIEEFHNGVPIYIPQDSSLQSETVHFKRGVCQQFCLPSHSINLSEWADEELLFDMDKDVFPMVVQATVDEGEDHMGHSHVLLATFEKHMDGSYCVKPLKQKQVVDGVSYLLQEIYGIENKYNSQESKVADDEISDNSAECVVCLSDVRDTLILPCRHLCLCNACADTLRYQANCCPICRLPFRALLQIRAMRKKLSPLSPAGFNPVITSQTSDSEEHSASDHIPPGYEAVSLLEALNGPLSVSPSAPPLQDLSGGHVSGTLPHYSSETHPAPARSMSPLDHSNSSQGLKLKKSGSKSLSQNSSVLPEEEDEKSERSESEVQACRRKQQPESGVTPESENLTLSSSGAIDQSSCTGTPFSSTITSPEDQVSSSLAQSVMSMASSHSHHSQISTDTLSSMSGSYLAGPEGEVEGEEGGEAEGEENQDAPMESRGPSQQDGEELPMEPKEQNFSVAVSDEQDSEGNDVTEEDCPSPSHEQGLMYLGGYRPVLEPLPHHASTSNINLEEQGAETRDGQSPKQTPHTPRRGPLIV from the exons atgggagCTTTGACCAGCAGACAAAATGCAGGAGTGGAAGAGGTCGATATACCGTCCAACTCGGTGTACCGCTATCCACCGAAATCTG GAAGCTACTTTGCCAACCACTTCATCATGGGCGGGGAGAAGTTTGACTCCACCCACCCCGAGGGATACCTATTCGGAGAGAACACCGACCTCAACTTCCTGGGAATGAGACCAGTGGCG TTTCCCTATGCGGCACCGCCTCCTCAGGAGCCAGTAAAGACACTACGAAGCCTTATAAACATCCGTAAAGATACGCTGAGGCTCGTACG GTGTAGTGAGGACCTGAAACTGCCAGGGGAGGACGTGGCAGGGAAAAGCAAAGCCTGTTACAACATAGAGTTCACCTTCGACGCTGACACACAGGTGGCCATCACAATCTACTATCAAGCTATAGAGGAGTTCCACAATGGAGTGcctat CTACATTCCCCAGGACAGCTCTCTCCAGTCAGAGACGGTGCACTTTAAGAGAGGAGTCTGTCAGCAGTTCTGTCTGCCCTCCCACTCCATCAATTTGTCAGAGTGGGCCGATGAGGAG tTGCTGTTTGACATGGATAAGGATGTGTTTCCCATGGTCGTTCAAGCAACAGTAGACGAGGGGGAAGATCACATGGGTCACTCCCATGTCCTCCTGGCCACCTTTGAGAAG CACATGGATGGGAGCTACTGTGTCAAACCTCTGAAACAGAAACAAGTG GTGGATGGGGTGAGTTACCTTCTTCAGGAGATCTACGGCATCGAGAACAAGTACAACAGCCAAGAATCAAAG GTTGCGGATGATGAGATCAGTGATAACAGTGcggagtgtgtggtgtgtctgtcgGATGTCCGCGACACACTCATCCTGCCCTGCAGACACCTGTGTCTCTGTAATGCCTGCGCCGACACTCTCCGCTACCAGGCCAACTGCTGCCCCATATGCAGGCTGC CGTTCCGGGCCCTGCTGCAGATCCGAGCCATGAGGAAGAAGCTgagtcctctctctcctgccgGGTTTAACCCCGTTATCACCTCCCAGACCTCCGACTCAGAGGAACACTCG GCGTCGGACCACATCCCCCCAGGTTATGAGGCCGTGTCTCTCCTGGAGGCTCTGAACGGGCCCCTGAGTGTGTCTCCCTCGGCCCCCCCTCTGCAGGACCTCTCTGGGGGCCACGTCTCAGGGACCCTGCCCCACTATAGCAGTGAGACCCACCCCGCCCCGGCACGCTCCATGTCCCCCCTGGACCACTCCAACTCCAGCCAGGGACTCAAACTGAAGAAGAGCGGCTCCAA GTCTCTCTCCCAGAATTCTTCGGTGCTGCCCGAGGAGGAGGACGAGAAGTCAGAACGCAGCGAATCAGAAGTTCAGGCCTGCCGCCGGAAACAACAACCGGAG agtggtgTAACTCCAGAGAGTGAGAACCTGACTCTATCCTCGTCTGGAGCCATCGACCAGTCCTCCTGTACTGGAACACCTTTCTCCTCCACCATCACCTCCCCTGAAG acCAAGTGAGCAGTAGCCTTGCCCAGTCAGTCATGTCCATGGCTTCGTCCCACAGCCATCACTCTCAGATCAGCACTGACACCCTGTCTTCCATGTCCGGATCCTacctggctgggccggagggggaggtagagggggaggagggaggagaagcagagggggaggagaacCAGGACGCACCCATGGAGAGCCGGGGACCCTCACAGCAGGATGGGGAA gagCTACCCATGGAACCAAAAGAACAGAACTTCTCAGTTGCTGTGTCAGACGAGCAGGATTCAGAG gGAAATGATGTCACAGAAGAAGACTGCCCCTCCCCTTCCCACGAGCAGG
- the LOC115201661 gene encoding E3 ubiquitin ligase RNF157 isoform X6 → MGALTSRQNAGVEEVDIPSNSVYRYPPKSGSYFANHFIMGGEKFDSTHPEGYLFGENTDLNFLGMRPVAFPYAAPPPQEPVKTLRSLINIRKDTLRLVRCSEDLKLPGEDVAGKSKACYNIEFTFDADTQVAITIYYQAIEEFHNGVPIYIPQDSSLQSETVHFKRGVCQQFCLPSHSINLSEWADEELLFDMDKDVFPMVVQATVDEGEDHMGHSHVLLATFEKHMDGSYCVKPLKQKQVVDGVSYLLQEIYGIENKYNSQESKVADDEISDNSAECVVCLSDVRDTLILPCRHLCLCNACADTLRYQANCCPICRLPFRALLQIRAMRKKLSPLSPAGFNPVITSQTSDSEEHSASDHIPPGYEAVSLLEALNGPLSVSPSAPPLQDLSGGHVSGTLPHYSSETHPAPARSMSPLDHSNSSQGLKLKKSGSKSLSQNSSVLPEEEDEKSERSESEVQACRRKQQPESGVTPESENLTLSSSGAIDQSSCTGTPFSSTITSPEDQVSSSLAQSVMSMASSHSHHSQISTDTLSSMSGSYLAGPEGEVEGEEGGEAEGEENQDAPMESRGPSQQDGEELPMEPKEQNFSVAVSDEQDSEGNDVTEEDCPSPSHEQDADSCPVHIEE, encoded by the exons atgggagCTTTGACCAGCAGACAAAATGCAGGAGTGGAAGAGGTCGATATACCGTCCAACTCGGTGTACCGCTATCCACCGAAATCTG GAAGCTACTTTGCCAACCACTTCATCATGGGCGGGGAGAAGTTTGACTCCACCCACCCCGAGGGATACCTATTCGGAGAGAACACCGACCTCAACTTCCTGGGAATGAGACCAGTGGCG TTTCCCTATGCGGCACCGCCTCCTCAGGAGCCAGTAAAGACACTACGAAGCCTTATAAACATCCGTAAAGATACGCTGAGGCTCGTACG GTGTAGTGAGGACCTGAAACTGCCAGGGGAGGACGTGGCAGGGAAAAGCAAAGCCTGTTACAACATAGAGTTCACCTTCGACGCTGACACACAGGTGGCCATCACAATCTACTATCAAGCTATAGAGGAGTTCCACAATGGAGTGcctat CTACATTCCCCAGGACAGCTCTCTCCAGTCAGAGACGGTGCACTTTAAGAGAGGAGTCTGTCAGCAGTTCTGTCTGCCCTCCCACTCCATCAATTTGTCAGAGTGGGCCGATGAGGAG tTGCTGTTTGACATGGATAAGGATGTGTTTCCCATGGTCGTTCAAGCAACAGTAGACGAGGGGGAAGATCACATGGGTCACTCCCATGTCCTCCTGGCCACCTTTGAGAAG CACATGGATGGGAGCTACTGTGTCAAACCTCTGAAACAGAAACAAGTG GTGGATGGGGTGAGTTACCTTCTTCAGGAGATCTACGGCATCGAGAACAAGTACAACAGCCAAGAATCAAAG GTTGCGGATGATGAGATCAGTGATAACAGTGcggagtgtgtggtgtgtctgtcgGATGTCCGCGACACACTCATCCTGCCCTGCAGACACCTGTGTCTCTGTAATGCCTGCGCCGACACTCTCCGCTACCAGGCCAACTGCTGCCCCATATGCAGGCTGC CGTTCCGGGCCCTGCTGCAGATCCGAGCCATGAGGAAGAAGCTgagtcctctctctcctgccgGGTTTAACCCCGTTATCACCTCCCAGACCTCCGACTCAGAGGAACACTCG GCGTCGGACCACATCCCCCCAGGTTATGAGGCCGTGTCTCTCCTGGAGGCTCTGAACGGGCCCCTGAGTGTGTCTCCCTCGGCCCCCCCTCTGCAGGACCTCTCTGGGGGCCACGTCTCAGGGACCCTGCCCCACTATAGCAGTGAGACCCACCCCGCCCCGGCACGCTCCATGTCCCCCCTGGACCACTCCAACTCCAGCCAGGGACTCAAACTGAAGAAGAGCGGCTCCAA GTCTCTCTCCCAGAATTCTTCGGTGCTGCCCGAGGAGGAGGACGAGAAGTCAGAACGCAGCGAATCAGAAGTTCAGGCCTGCCGCCGGAAACAACAACCGGAG agtggtgTAACTCCAGAGAGTGAGAACCTGACTCTATCCTCGTCTGGAGCCATCGACCAGTCCTCCTGTACTGGAACACCTTTCTCCTCCACCATCACCTCCCCTGAAG acCAAGTGAGCAGTAGCCTTGCCCAGTCAGTCATGTCCATGGCTTCGTCCCACAGCCATCACTCTCAGATCAGCACTGACACCCTGTCTTCCATGTCCGGATCCTacctggctgggccggagggggaggtagagggggaggagggaggagaagcagagggggaggagaacCAGGACGCACCCATGGAGAGCCGGGGACCCTCACAGCAGGATGGGGAA gagCTACCCATGGAACCAAAAGAACAGAACTTCTCAGTTGCTGTGTCAGACGAGCAGGATTCAGAG gGAAATGATGTCACAGAAGAAGACTGCCCCTCCCCTTCCCACGAGCAGG
- the LOC115201661 gene encoding E3 ubiquitin ligase Rnf157 isoform X4, with protein sequence MGALTSRQNAGVEEVDIPSNSVYRYPPKSGSYFANHFIMGGEKFDSTHPEGYLFGENTDLNFLGMRPVAFPYAAPPPQEPVKTLRSLINIRKDTLRLVRCSEDLKLPGEDVAGKSKACYNIEFTFDADTQVAITIYYQAIEEFHNGVPIYIPQDSSLQSETVHFKRGVCQQFCLPSHSINLSEWADEELLFDMDKDVFPMVVQATVDEGEDHMGHSHVLLATFEKHMDGSYCVKPLKQKQVVDGVSYLLQEIYGIENKYNSQESKVADDEISDNSAECVVCLSDVRDTLILPCRHLCLCNACADTLRYQANCCPICRLPFRALLQIRAMRKKLSPLSPAGFNPVITSQTSDSEEHSASDHIPPGYEAVSLLEALNGPLSVSPSAPPLQDLSGGHVSGTLPHYSSETHPAPARSMSPLDHSNSSQGLKLKKSGSKSLSQNSSVLPEEEDEKSERSESEVQACRRKQQPESGVTPESENLTLSSSGAIDQSSCTGTPFSSTITSPEDQVSSSLAQSVMSMASSHSHHSQISTDTLSSMSGSYLAGPEGEVEGEEGGEAEGEENQDAPMESRGPSQQDGEELPMEPKEQNFSVAVSDEQDSEGNDVTEEDCPSPSHEQGGRSRCPELANNNQGVALCDTHCLGGLDNEQVPDCRFADADSCPVHIEE encoded by the exons atgggagCTTTGACCAGCAGACAAAATGCAGGAGTGGAAGAGGTCGATATACCGTCCAACTCGGTGTACCGCTATCCACCGAAATCTG GAAGCTACTTTGCCAACCACTTCATCATGGGCGGGGAGAAGTTTGACTCCACCCACCCCGAGGGATACCTATTCGGAGAGAACACCGACCTCAACTTCCTGGGAATGAGACCAGTGGCG TTTCCCTATGCGGCACCGCCTCCTCAGGAGCCAGTAAAGACACTACGAAGCCTTATAAACATCCGTAAAGATACGCTGAGGCTCGTACG GTGTAGTGAGGACCTGAAACTGCCAGGGGAGGACGTGGCAGGGAAAAGCAAAGCCTGTTACAACATAGAGTTCACCTTCGACGCTGACACACAGGTGGCCATCACAATCTACTATCAAGCTATAGAGGAGTTCCACAATGGAGTGcctat CTACATTCCCCAGGACAGCTCTCTCCAGTCAGAGACGGTGCACTTTAAGAGAGGAGTCTGTCAGCAGTTCTGTCTGCCCTCCCACTCCATCAATTTGTCAGAGTGGGCCGATGAGGAG tTGCTGTTTGACATGGATAAGGATGTGTTTCCCATGGTCGTTCAAGCAACAGTAGACGAGGGGGAAGATCACATGGGTCACTCCCATGTCCTCCTGGCCACCTTTGAGAAG CACATGGATGGGAGCTACTGTGTCAAACCTCTGAAACAGAAACAAGTG GTGGATGGGGTGAGTTACCTTCTTCAGGAGATCTACGGCATCGAGAACAAGTACAACAGCCAAGAATCAAAG GTTGCGGATGATGAGATCAGTGATAACAGTGcggagtgtgtggtgtgtctgtcgGATGTCCGCGACACACTCATCCTGCCCTGCAGACACCTGTGTCTCTGTAATGCCTGCGCCGACACTCTCCGCTACCAGGCCAACTGCTGCCCCATATGCAGGCTGC CGTTCCGGGCCCTGCTGCAGATCCGAGCCATGAGGAAGAAGCTgagtcctctctctcctgccgGGTTTAACCCCGTTATCACCTCCCAGACCTCCGACTCAGAGGAACACTCG GCGTCGGACCACATCCCCCCAGGTTATGAGGCCGTGTCTCTCCTGGAGGCTCTGAACGGGCCCCTGAGTGTGTCTCCCTCGGCCCCCCCTCTGCAGGACCTCTCTGGGGGCCACGTCTCAGGGACCCTGCCCCACTATAGCAGTGAGACCCACCCCGCCCCGGCACGCTCCATGTCCCCCCTGGACCACTCCAACTCCAGCCAGGGACTCAAACTGAAGAAGAGCGGCTCCAA GTCTCTCTCCCAGAATTCTTCGGTGCTGCCCGAGGAGGAGGACGAGAAGTCAGAACGCAGCGAATCAGAAGTTCAGGCCTGCCGCCGGAAACAACAACCGGAG agtggtgTAACTCCAGAGAGTGAGAACCTGACTCTATCCTCGTCTGGAGCCATCGACCAGTCCTCCTGTACTGGAACACCTTTCTCCTCCACCATCACCTCCCCTGAAG acCAAGTGAGCAGTAGCCTTGCCCAGTCAGTCATGTCCATGGCTTCGTCCCACAGCCATCACTCTCAGATCAGCACTGACACCCTGTCTTCCATGTCCGGATCCTacctggctgggccggagggggaggtagagggggaggagggaggagaagcagagggggaggagaacCAGGACGCACCCATGGAGAGCCGGGGACCCTCACAGCAGGATGGGGAA gagCTACCCATGGAACCAAAAGAACAGAACTTCTCAGTTGCTGTGTCAGACGAGCAGGATTCAGAG gGAAATGATGTCACAGAAGAAGACTGCCCCTCCCCTTCCCACGAGCAGG